A stretch of the Bacillus anthracis str. Vollum genome encodes the following:
- a CDS encoding anti-sigma factor, with the protein MTNDKPHSEQEDYKDLLQEALHQRPASLPDGKQEQVLKIGKKRARITNVLIVFTFLLLIQPIIYISTLLYYVFAPINAMEIRNVVKQTISVTEPNVYMKERDMEQTLLPLSLQLHFDLYKRVGKKDIRIGEEKTYSLLSKVAKVSREYTTDEKIPEVPYVDNEVLSHPNNYNTSYNSSEEAQVLKGLPQESVVEAFVSFRELLSVQEVTNMFPTIDIVWYAVNTGLEEKQKNDEGMYVAPIGFPADMISSLSGPFVSDSPHEEQFIGVLKSLQNHEDLAVKLSRAKTLELSKRISFLEKNGVKTYGAVVTGPKGEVEKLMSHEKVRNLKVGEARLWNWHS; encoded by the coding sequence ATGACAAATGATAAACCTCATTCTGAACAAGAAGATTATAAAGACTTGTTGCAAGAAGCTCTTCATCAAAGACCTGCATCTCTTCCTGATGGAAAACAGGAGCAAGTGTTGAAAATAGGAAAGAAAAGAGCGCGTATTACAAACGTTTTAATTGTATTTACTTTTTTATTACTGATTCAACCTATTATATATATATCTACGCTCTTATACTATGTATTTGCACCTATAAACGCAATGGAGATACGGAATGTAGTAAAACAAACGATAAGTGTAACGGAACCAAATGTATATATGAAAGAAAGAGACATGGAGCAAACATTGTTACCGCTTAGTTTACAATTGCATTTTGATTTGTATAAAAGGGTAGGAAAGAAAGATATTCGAATAGGAGAAGAGAAAACATATTCTTTATTAAGTAAAGTGGCGAAAGTAAGCCGTGAATATACAACAGATGAAAAAATTCCAGAAGTCCCATATGTAGATAACGAAGTACTGTCCCATCCTAATAATTATAATACGTCTTATAATAGTAGCGAAGAAGCGCAGGTATTAAAAGGTCTTCCGCAAGAATCTGTCGTAGAAGCATTTGTATCTTTTAGAGAATTATTAAGTGTACAAGAGGTAACGAATATGTTTCCTACTATTGATATCGTCTGGTATGCCGTGAATACAGGTTTAGAGGAGAAGCAAAAGAATGATGAGGGGATGTATGTTGCTCCGATTGGTTTTCCAGCAGATATGATTTCAAGTCTAAGTGGTCCTTTTGTAAGTGATTCACCTCATGAGGAACAATTTATTGGTGTGTTAAAGTCATTACAAAATCATGAAGATTTAGCGGTGAAGCTATCTAGAGCGAAAACATTAGAGTTGTCAAAGCGTATTTCTTTCCTTGAAAAAAATGGGGTAAAAACATACGGGGCAGTTGTAACTGGACCTAAAGGGGAAGTTGAAAAATTGATGAGCCATGAAAAAGTTAGAAACTTGAAAGTAGGTGAAGCGAGATTATGGAATTGGCATTCTTAA
- a CDS encoding sigma-70 family RNA polymerase sigma factor encodes MEIEEIYKIYINDVYRYLFSLSRSHHAAEDLMQETFYRAYLYLEDYENQKVKSWLFKVAYHTFIDFVRKEKKVSFVGTEELEAIQAGESTEEYVVAKNSYEKLIRIIHTLPVIEAQAVLLCDVHQLTYEEGASVLDLKLNTYKSHIFRGRKRLKQLLKEEKSQNDK; translated from the coding sequence ATGGAAATTGAAGAAATATATAAGATTTATATAAACGATGTGTACCGGTATTTATTTTCCCTTTCTCGTAGCCATCATGCAGCGGAGGACTTGATGCAGGAGACTTTTTATCGTGCGTATCTTTATCTAGAAGACTATGAAAACCAAAAGGTAAAATCATGGCTCTTTAAAGTGGCATATCATACGTTTATTGATTTTGTTAGAAAAGAGAAAAAAGTATCTTTTGTAGGAACGGAGGAATTAGAGGCAATTCAAGCAGGTGAATCTACAGAAGAGTATGTAGTCGCAAAAAATAGTTATGAAAAATTAATTCGGATTATTCATACTTTACCTGTGATAGAGGCACAAGCTGTTTTATTATGTGATGTACATCAATTAACGTACGAAGAGGGTGCTTCTGTATTAGATTTAAAGTTAAACACGTATAAAAGCCACATATTTCGTGGGAGAAAAAGATTAAAACAATTGTTAAAGGAGGAAAAGAGTCAAAATGACAAATGA
- a CDS encoding DUF378 domain-containing protein gives MKFLSYLTVILVILGGLNWLFVALDYNVVEKWFGSMPALVDTIYWLIGLSAIYQIFDRFFTDN, from the coding sequence ATGAAATTTTTGTCTTACCTTACAGTAATTTTGGTGATTCTTGGCGGTTTGAATTGGTTATTTGTAGCGTTAGATTACAATGTAGTTGAGAAATGGTTTGGTTCTATGCCGGCGCTTGTGGACACTATTTATTGGCTCATTGGTCTTTCTGCAATTTATCAAATTTTTGATCGGTTCTTTACGGATAATTAG
- a CDS encoding glycoside hydrolase family 113 — protein sequence MKKNKSLISFLGVFIMLFSFCFQGNVQADVNTVQSGKIKSGNVTVWEVGNIAKVLADVERLNLNTVNVPIQVDIPNVTSTNMVINQAQKQQAIILIQELLKRNIQVIVEPFPYIQQGNVGETEWNPSNINDFFWNWKTVILQDIFNTITSKYNVYGLKIASNFVNMEYAEGYWSDTIDFVRQQYKGNVLYQMNWWLTASFDPSYEAKFVEKINRPYLKKVDIVSIDSWFEVSGKRNPSYEEVKQSLFATTVYNRGQNVVQQLEQLHKATGKPVYFGGFNVPARELGLQNPWNPDVSNVFSKDVQLNGWRAYRDVLEPKPYFKGFSIWFIGSNNSTHAYQIHSKEAEAVINGWYRK from the coding sequence GTGAAGAAAAATAAGAGTTTAATAAGTTTTTTAGGAGTGTTTATTATGCTGTTTTCTTTTTGTTTTCAAGGAAATGTACAGGCAGATGTAAATACTGTTCAATCTGGAAAAATTAAATCAGGAAATGTAACGGTATGGGAAGTTGGAAATATAGCGAAAGTGTTAGCTGATGTAGAGCGCTTAAATTTAAATACAGTAAATGTACCAATTCAGGTAGATATTCCGAATGTGACTTCTACGAACATGGTAATTAATCAAGCGCAAAAGCAACAGGCTATTATTTTAATTCAAGAATTATTAAAGCGTAATATTCAAGTTATAGTGGAACCGTTCCCATATATTCAGCAAGGAAATGTTGGAGAAACGGAATGGAATCCAAGTAATATTAATGATTTCTTCTGGAATTGGAAAACGGTTATTTTGCAAGACATTTTTAACACGATTACAAGTAAATACAATGTGTACGGGCTCAAGATTGCTTCTAATTTCGTGAATATGGAATATGCAGAAGGATATTGGAGCGATACGATTGATTTTGTTCGCCAGCAGTATAAAGGAAATGTTTTGTATCAAATGAATTGGTGGTTAACAGCAAGCTTTGATCCTTCATATGAAGCGAAGTTTGTTGAGAAAATAAACCGTCCGTATTTAAAGAAGGTAGACATTGTTAGTATCGATAGTTGGTTTGAAGTTTCTGGGAAAAGAAATCCATCATATGAAGAAGTGAAGCAAAGTTTATTTGCGACGACAGTGTATAATCGTGGACAAAATGTTGTTCAGCAACTAGAACAATTACATAAAGCAACAGGAAAACCAGTTTATTTTGGCGGATTTAACGTTCCAGCGCGTGAACTAGGCTTGCAAAATCCGTGGAATCCAGATGTTTCTAATGTGTTTTCAAAAGACGTACAATTAAACGGATGGCGCGCTTACCGTGACGTATTAGAACCAAAGCCATATTTTAAAGGCTTTTCAATTTGGTTTATTGGATCTAATAATAGTACGCATGCGTATCAAATACATAGTAAAGAAGCAGAGGCAGTTATTAACGGCTGGTACCGAAAATAA
- a CDS encoding cupin domain-containing protein has product MNDDQIQLFKANGDFIWHEHPNTDKLFIVLEGEMFIDFRDGQVKISKGEMFIVPRGVEHKPFTEKESHIMLVEPKREMD; this is encoded by the coding sequence ATGAATGACGATCAAATTCAGCTTTTTAAAGCTAATGGAGATTTTATATGGCATGAGCATCCTAATACGGATAAGCTATTTATTGTGCTTGAAGGGGAGATGTTCATCGATTTCCGTGATGGACAGGTGAAAATTTCTAAGGGCGAGATGTTTATTGTCCCGAGAGGCGTTGAGCATAAACCTTTCACTGAAAAGGAATCCCACATCATGTTGGTAGAGCCTAAAAGGGAAATGGATTGA
- a CDS encoding helix-turn-helix transcriptional regulator produces MKLDVNELAEYLANTPFRVEGVYRYAKNPGVPCAESTDSFPGFVFPLTGKTEFQFNGTPYTLSPGKVIHGGAKMTLAHKMLGEINWEYILVLYRISNSEREDSGFTHQHFELLTGQSPRLVELLMRLWDVYNQRGGISMFQTEMLFREALNEALLSVVNRENNYESHTLFERISSYVHKYYYKDITIHTLTEQNNVNRNRLSYVFRKHAGMGPAEYLLNYRIKMAQKMLCTSGVPVQQIAQAVGIADPFYFSRVFKKRVGISPTKYREKFINNPY; encoded by the coding sequence GTGAAGTTGGACGTGAATGAGTTAGCAGAGTATCTTGCCAATACTCCTTTCCGAGTAGAAGGAGTATATCGTTATGCTAAAAATCCAGGTGTGCCTTGTGCTGAGTCCACAGATTCTTTCCCAGGATTTGTATTTCCACTTACAGGGAAGACGGAATTTCAATTTAATGGTACGCCGTATACCCTTTCCCCAGGAAAAGTTATACATGGGGGTGCAAAAATGACATTAGCCCATAAAATGCTTGGTGAAATAAACTGGGAATATATTCTTGTTTTATATCGGATAAGCAATTCAGAACGAGAAGACTCTGGCTTTACTCATCAGCATTTTGAATTATTAACAGGACAATCTCCTCGTCTTGTCGAATTACTTATGCGTCTTTGGGATGTGTATAATCAGCGAGGAGGCATTTCGATGTTTCAGACTGAAATGCTATTTCGCGAAGCGTTGAATGAAGCTTTATTAAGTGTTGTCAATAGAGAAAACAACTATGAATCGCATACTTTATTCGAACGAATATCTAGTTACGTTCATAAATACTATTATAAAGATATTACAATACATACACTTACAGAACAAAATAATGTTAATCGAAATCGTCTTTCTTACGTGTTTAGAAAGCATGCAGGTATGGGGCCAGCAGAATATTTATTGAACTATCGTATAAAGATGGCTCAAAAAATGTTATGTACAAGTGGTGTGCCTGTACAACAAATTGCGCAGGCTGTTGGAATCGCAGACCCTTTTTATTTTAGTAGGGTTTTCAAGAAGCGAGTTGGCATTTCGCCTACTAAATATCGCGAGAAGTTCATCAATAATCCATACTAA
- a CDS encoding penicillin acylase family protein, with product MEVVIKKKRTRGKKIFIWSSSIVLLLVICTAIFLNIYTLKSVPKIDGTIKLEDLQRAVTVKRDSKGVPHIKAENAHDLYFSQGYVQAQDRLFQMDLSRRQASGMLSEVVGEAAVDRDKLFRTLGLRRAAEASVSQYDGEAKDALQSFADGVNAFIREAKEEKKLPVEFTILGYEPAEWSIVDTLTIGKYMAFDLGGHWHGQAFRYWALKNLPKEQTNELFPTYPKDAPRLLAELENTNVNVAQSFAKTIIPPEFNGSNNWVISGEKSASGKPILADDPHLSLATPSIWYQSKLEMKDLNVSGVIFAGVPGVILGHNDKIAWGVTNTGPDVQDLYIEKRNPNNENEFLYNDKWEKATVVDESIKVKGGKTIPYNVTVTRHGPVISEFADKGKEKTKTVFALKWTALEPSAELKAVLNMNKAKDWNEFETALQDFHTPTQNFVFASNDGTIAYKANGNIPVRKKGDGGLPVPGWTDEYEWEGYIPYDQLPKVINPKQGFISTANNKIVDDNYPYHISNTWAQPYRQMRIQEFLQEKEKYTVKDLEELQMDQKNLYGKEFTPIFLKELNKASLHEVEKEGVKQLTKWNFYDSKDDAAPLIFHLLMKEISNTLFSKEIPKDVMELFEGKSQVVDELIRKEVAGEKSTWFTKYGGFTKVVHTSYENVMKKLQKEYGPDVTEWKWGDYHQLTFTHPISKSSSMLALLAFNREKPVPIGGSQVTVQAASYGDNGIVNHGASWRFVIDTKDMSNGYHIVGPGQSGHFRSDWYHDQIDDWVNGTYHTTTLNTEGIEGKVLNLEPK from the coding sequence ATGGAAGTTGTTATAAAGAAGAAACGAACTAGGGGTAAGAAAATTTTCATTTGGTCTAGTAGTATCGTTCTTTTATTAGTTATTTGTACAGCGATTTTTTTGAACATATATACACTGAAATCTGTGCCAAAGATAGATGGAACGATAAAACTAGAGGATTTACAACGTGCTGTTACGGTAAAGCGAGATAGTAAAGGAGTACCACATATTAAAGCGGAAAATGCGCATGATTTATATTTTTCGCAAGGATATGTACAAGCGCAAGATCGTTTGTTTCAAATGGATTTAAGTAGAAGGCAAGCTTCTGGTATGCTGAGTGAGGTTGTAGGAGAAGCAGCTGTTGATCGAGATAAGTTGTTTCGAACGCTCGGTTTACGGCGAGCAGCCGAAGCGTCTGTTAGTCAATATGACGGGGAGGCGAAAGATGCTCTGCAGTCATTTGCAGATGGGGTGAACGCTTTTATACGCGAGGCAAAAGAGGAAAAGAAATTGCCGGTCGAGTTTACTATATTAGGTTATGAGCCTGCTGAGTGGTCAATTGTTGATACGTTAACAATTGGAAAGTATATGGCGTTTGATTTAGGCGGACATTGGCACGGACAGGCATTTCGATATTGGGCGCTGAAAAATCTACCAAAAGAGCAAACAAATGAGCTATTTCCTACATATCCGAAAGATGCCCCTAGATTGCTAGCTGAACTTGAGAATACAAATGTGAATGTCGCACAAAGTTTTGCAAAAACGATCATTCCACCAGAGTTTAATGGTAGTAATAACTGGGTTATAAGCGGTGAGAAGAGTGCGTCTGGTAAGCCGATTTTAGCGGATGATCCTCATTTATCTCTTGCGACGCCTTCTATTTGGTATCAATCGAAACTTGAGATGAAAGATTTGAATGTGAGTGGCGTTATTTTCGCTGGCGTACCAGGGGTTATATTAGGACACAATGACAAAATAGCATGGGGCGTTACGAATACAGGTCCTGATGTGCAAGATTTATATATTGAGAAGAGAAATCCTAATAATGAAAATGAATTTCTGTATAACGATAAGTGGGAAAAAGCTACCGTTGTGGATGAATCTATTAAAGTAAAAGGCGGGAAAACAATTCCGTATAACGTTACAGTTACGAGGCATGGCCCAGTTATTTCAGAGTTTGCGGATAAAGGGAAAGAAAAGACGAAAACAGTATTTGCTTTGAAATGGACTGCTTTGGAGCCTTCCGCTGAATTAAAGGCTGTATTAAATATGAATAAGGCGAAAGACTGGAATGAGTTTGAAACGGCACTGCAAGATTTTCATACACCAACTCAAAACTTTGTATTTGCATCAAATGACGGCACAATTGCTTATAAAGCAAATGGAAATATACCAGTGCGTAAAAAAGGTGATGGTGGTTTACCTGTTCCAGGATGGACAGATGAATATGAATGGGAAGGGTATATCCCGTATGATCAGCTACCAAAAGTAATCAATCCAAAACAAGGGTTTATTTCAACTGCGAATAATAAAATTGTAGATGATAATTATCCGTATCATATTAGTAATACGTGGGCGCAGCCATATAGGCAAATGCGTATTCAAGAGTTTTTACAAGAGAAGGAAAAATATACAGTGAAAGATTTAGAAGAGTTACAGATGGATCAAAAAAATTTATACGGGAAAGAGTTTACTCCTATATTTTTAAAAGAGTTAAATAAAGCGTCTTTACATGAAGTAGAGAAAGAAGGCGTAAAACAATTAACGAAGTGGAATTTTTACGATAGTAAAGATGACGCGGCACCGTTAATATTCCATTTATTAATGAAGGAGATTTCAAATACGTTATTTTCAAAAGAAATTCCGAAAGATGTGATGGAGTTATTTGAAGGGAAGTCACAAGTTGTGGATGAATTGATTCGAAAAGAAGTAGCAGGAGAAAAGAGCACTTGGTTTACGAAGTACGGAGGATTCACAAAAGTTGTGCATACATCGTACGAAAATGTAATGAAGAAATTACAGAAGGAATATGGACCAGATGTTACGGAGTGGAAGTGGGGCGATTATCACCAACTTACTTTTACACACCCAATTTCAAAATCATCTAGTATGTTAGCGCTACTTGCGTTTAATCGTGAGAAACCAGTTCCAATTGGCGGAAGTCAAGTTACCGTTCAAGCAGCGAGTTACGGCGATAACGGTATTGTCAATCATGGAGCGTCTTGGAGATTCGTCATTGATACGAAAGATATGTCAAACGGTTATCATATTGTAGGGCCAGGACAATCAGGACATTTTAGAAGTGATTGGTATCATGATCAAATAGATGATTGGGTAAATGGCACGTATCATACGACTACATTGAATACGGAGGGGATAGAGGGGAAGGTGTTAAATTTAGAGCCGAAGTAA
- a CDS encoding DnaD domain-containing protein: protein MAVYRNVQVNFWQDEFILDLTPEERYFYIYLLTGTKTKQCGIYVLPKRVAELETGYNMETVEKLLNRFVEYGKILYDVETKELYIMNWLNYNPILNTNVEKCVLRELKTVKNKEFIHMFLRKCLEEEWKIPLLLQHFGMPKEEDTSSLQEVVEEIENVEEVADTSHSEVYKFYEQNISSLSPYIVKELKNWIQRLSGEKVLEALKIAFEQNKRTFAYVKGILRNWCKKGWGDFSGRKEGEVCLHDP from the coding sequence ATGGCGGTGTACCGTAATGTGCAAGTGAATTTTTGGCAAGATGAATTTATATTAGATTTAACGCCAGAGGAGCGTTATTTTTACATATATTTGTTAACTGGTACGAAAACGAAGCAATGTGGAATTTACGTATTACCAAAGCGTGTGGCAGAACTTGAAACAGGTTACAATATGGAGACTGTTGAGAAGTTATTAAATAGGTTTGTTGAATACGGAAAGATTTTATACGATGTGGAAACGAAAGAGTTATACATAATGAATTGGCTAAACTACAACCCTATTTTAAATACGAATGTAGAAAAATGTGTGTTGCGTGAATTAAAGACTGTGAAAAATAAAGAGTTCATACATATGTTTTTACGTAAATGTCTGGAAGAAGAATGGAAGATTCCATTGTTGTTGCAGCATTTTGGTATGCCTAAAGAAGAGGATACTAGTAGTTTACAAGAAGTTGTTGAAGAAATAGAAAATGTGGAAGAGGTAGCGGATACTTCGCATAGTGAAGTTTACAAATTTTACGAACAAAATATAAGTAGTCTATCCCCATATATCGTGAAGGAATTGAAGAATTGGATACAAAGACTTTCAGGAGAGAAAGTATTAGAGGCACTTAAAATTGCGTTTGAACAGAATAAGCGAACGTTTGCTTATGTGAAGGGGATTTTGAGGAATTGGTGTAAGAAAGGATGGGGGGATTTCAGTGGAAGAAAGGAAGGAGAAGTCTGTTTACATGATCCATAA